One Weissella coleopterorum DNA segment encodes these proteins:
- a CDS encoding septation ring formation regulator EzrA encodes MTQVGHIVIGFIIVIAAIYLFIFVAQRLIARQVAKLTVKLQTLKDIPMQERLVKGRKMSLMGKTLDDFQENEALYNRIATTDFDAVSQQADQVLVAAHGFNVWQTNQELRNLKKQVAQVARNIDTVNQGLTDLERIDEEHKQAVQDLESKYKELRKTLLSQNFIFGNTLDKLEDVLGELEDEFAEFARLTEAGDHVAASEIYESLAMETNQLEERMNQIPELVKDLTKTIPNQEEELQTTLDQMIEQGFTFQDNLVENALMQIEADRQVALETLKDLTLKKVQERLVTLHQAIDQIYQTFEKEYQASQIVQNKLETLREYLGHLQQQNQNLNQLVGQLNQNYIFNHDEENSIRDFARQLLQIEKNLDDIRLGINKNEVVYSQLTDQLMIDEKQLDQLEEKQLNLWESLNVLPEIVQTAQNKVELFIEAMRKIKRRVERQGLPGAPTAYLNFFDQVSEMLNKLQQQVNAPRVNVDDLQRQVSIVGSDLDNLQAATNDLLANATLTGILLHKANQYREYPEVGQAVQNAQVEYNQFYNYEKAVEVLGQTLDRIESGTTDRLREQNQQNRLF; translated from the coding sequence ATGACCCAGGTAGGACACATTGTTATTGGTTTCATCATCGTCATTGCAGCTATTTATCTATTTATTTTTGTTGCGCAGCGTTTAATCGCCAGACAGGTTGCTAAATTAACGGTCAAGCTGCAAACATTAAAGGATATTCCAATGCAAGAACGACTGGTTAAAGGTCGTAAAATGAGCCTGATGGGAAAAACCTTAGATGATTTTCAAGAAAATGAAGCTTTATATAATCGAATTGCTACTACGGATTTTGATGCAGTATCGCAACAAGCTGATCAAGTTTTAGTCGCTGCGCATGGGTTTAATGTTTGGCAAACGAATCAAGAGCTACGTAATTTGAAAAAACAGGTGGCCCAAGTAGCCAGAAATATTGATACGGTTAATCAAGGGTTAACAGATCTAGAACGGATTGATGAAGAACATAAACAAGCGGTTCAAGATTTAGAGAGTAAGTATAAAGAACTTCGGAAGACGTTATTATCACAAAATTTTATTTTTGGTAATACACTTGATAAGTTGGAAGATGTTTTAGGTGAGCTTGAGGATGAATTTGCAGAATTCGCGCGTTTAACCGAAGCAGGTGACCATGTCGCCGCCTCGGAAATCTATGAATCATTGGCCATGGAAACCAATCAATTAGAAGAAAGAATGAATCAGATTCCAGAACTCGTCAAAGATTTAACGAAGACAATTCCTAATCAGGAAGAGGAATTACAAACGACTTTAGATCAAATGATCGAGCAAGGTTTCACTTTTCAAGATAATCTAGTTGAAAATGCATTGATGCAAATTGAAGCGGATCGCCAGGTCGCTTTAGAAACGTTGAAAGATTTAACCTTGAAAAAAGTTCAAGAACGTTTGGTGACTTTACATCAAGCCATTGATCAAATATATCAAACCTTTGAAAAGGAATATCAAGCTTCACAAATTGTACAAAATAAATTGGAAACTTTACGTGAGTATTTGGGACATTTACAACAACAAAATCAAAATTTAAATCAACTAGTTGGTCAATTAAATCAAAATTATATTTTTAACCATGATGAAGAGAATAGTATTCGTGACTTTGCTCGTCAGTTGTTACAAATTGAAAAAAATTTGGATGATATTCGTTTAGGTATTAATAAAAATGAGGTGGTTTATTCACAACTGACTGATCAATTAATGATTGATGAAAAACAACTGGATCAATTGGAAGAGAAACAATTGAATTTATGGGAGAGTTTAAATGTACTTCCAGAAATTGTTCAAACTGCACAGAATAAAGTTGAATTATTCATTGAAGCGATGCGTAAAATTAAGCGGCGTGTTGAACGGCAAGGACTGCCTGGCGCTCCAACGGCTTATTTGAATTTTTTCGATCAAGTTTCGGAAATGTTGAATAAATTACAGCAACAAGTAAATGCTCCGCGGGTCAATGTTGATGATTTGCAACGGCAAGTGAGCATTGTGGGGTCAGATTTAGATAATCTTCAGGCGGCAACCAACGACTTATTAGCTAATGCAACGCTAACAGGAATTTTATTGCATAAAGCGAATCAATATCGTGAATATCCTGAAGTCGGTCAAGCCGTTCAAAACGCACAAGTGGAATATAATCAATTTTATAATTATGAAAAAGCGGTCGAAGTTTTAGGCCAAACCTTAGATCGCATCGAGTCTGGAACAACTGATCGTTTACGCGAACAAAATCAACAGAATCGACTTTTCTAA
- a CDS encoding sulfite exporter TauE/SafE family protein — protein MHDTLILRGLQIVLVIGIITMLFIYYHQIKKTGLKWHHGGLKAFIIGFITDFGDTIGIGSFATTTAAFKVTHFLDDDRNLPGTMNAVHAVPTMFEALFFLTAVKIDWRTFIVMTVASILGALIGPRLTANWDAQKIRGVLAWMLVLAAIVMLYNIFFLPVPGMGKNALVGWQLWLGFGFNFLLGIMMTLGLGNYTPELIFFSLMGMNP, from the coding sequence ATGCACGATACACTTATTTTACGAGGATTACAGATCGTTTTAGTAATTGGGATTATTACGATGCTGTTTATCTATTATCATCAAATTAAAAAAACCGGTTTGAAATGGCATCACGGTGGACTTAAAGCTTTTATCATTGGTTTTATAACCGACTTTGGTGACACAATTGGGATTGGAAGCTTTGCAACAACGACTGCGGCGTTTAAAGTGACCCATTTTCTTGATGATGATCGGAACTTACCGGGAACGATGAATGCCGTTCATGCCGTTCCAACTATGTTTGAAGCCCTATTTTTTTTAACAGCCGTTAAAATCGACTGGCGTACTTTTATTGTAATGACCGTGGCATCAATTTTAGGGGCGTTAATTGGACCGCGCTTAACGGCCAACTGGGATGCACAAAAAATTCGTGGAGTTTTGGCGTGGATGTTAGTTTTAGCCGCAATTGTCATGCTTTATAATATTTTCTTTTTACCCGTACCGGGAATGGGTAAAAATGCCTTAGTCGGATGGCAATTATGGTTGGGATTTGGCTTTAATTTCTTACTGGGAATTATGATGACGTTAGGTTTGGGTAACTATACTCCTGAATTGATTTTTTTCTCACTGATGGGGATGAACCCTTAG
- the phoU gene encoding phosphate signaling complex protein PhoU — MRRLFDEELADLDTSFKEMGLLVSETIQRSVQAFLDHDRAGAQEIIDNDKAINQREIALEKKSFEMIALYQPVTTDLREIVTILKAVSVVERIGDNARNVALSTIHVKGNRRVAQIEKQIGETGTLVAKMVADVLTYYISDDAAGATSMSEVAMKVADSTKAIRDLAIGAMKADPENVEAATDYLVVGGYLKRTADYVTDIAEWVIYKRTGKIVELNPGTSSFI, encoded by the coding sequence ATGCGTCGATTATTTGATGAAGAACTAGCAGATCTAGATACATCTTTTAAAGAAATGGGATTATTAGTTTCGGAAACGATTCAACGCTCTGTCCAAGCATTCTTGGATCATGATCGAGCTGGTGCTCAAGAGATTATTGATAACGATAAAGCTATTAATCAACGAGAAATTGCATTAGAGAAAAAAAGTTTTGAGATGATTGCCTTGTATCAACCAGTTACGACAGATTTGCGGGAAATTGTGACCATTTTAAAGGCAGTGTCGGTGGTGGAACGAATAGGTGATAATGCTCGAAATGTGGCATTATCAACAATTCATGTGAAGGGAAATCGCCGGGTTGCCCAAATTGAAAAGCAAATTGGTGAAACTGGGACTTTAGTTGCTAAAATGGTAGCTGATGTATTAACCTATTATATTAGCGATGATGCAGCCGGGGCGACTTCAATGTCAGAGGTGGCGATGAAAGTGGCCGATTCAACGAAAGCAATTCGAGATCTTGCCATTGGCGCCATGAAGGCTGATCCAGAAAATGTTGAAGCTGCAACAGATTATCTGGTAGTTGGTGGATATTTGAAGCGGACAGCTGATTATGTGACTGATATTGCTGAGTGGGTTATTTACAAGCGCACTGGTAAAATTGTCGAGTTAAATCCAGGGACTTCAAGTTTCATTTAA
- the pstB gene encoding phosphate ABC transporter ATP-binding protein PstB yields the protein MSEKLLITENVRLYYGEKEALHGINLDYDRFGITALIGPSGSGKSTYLRALNRMHDLTDYVTVTGTFLLNGEDIYAPTMDTVDLRKRIGMVFQQPNPFPFSIYDNVAFGMRTAGIKDKAQLDEKVETSLQAAAIWDEVKDDLHKSALSLSGGQQQRVSIARALATSPEILLLDEPTSALDPVSANMVENTLMQLREQYTMIIVTHSMSQASRISDRTAFFNQGNLIEVNDTKKMFLNPDQEMTQDYISGLFG from the coding sequence ATGAGTGAAAAATTGTTAATTACAGAAAATGTACGCCTCTATTATGGTGAAAAAGAAGCTTTACATGGGATTAATTTAGATTATGACCGTTTTGGAATTACGGCTTTGATTGGACCGTCTGGGTCTGGTAAGTCAACTTATTTACGTGCTTTGAATCGGATGCATGACTTAACTGACTATGTCACAGTGACTGGGACTTTTCTGTTAAATGGGGAAGATATCTATGCACCCACTATGGATACTGTTGATTTAAGAAAAAGAATTGGAATGGTTTTCCAGCAGCCAAATCCATTTCCATTTTCGATCTACGATAATGTGGCATTTGGAATGCGGACTGCGGGGATTAAAGATAAAGCGCAATTAGATGAGAAGGTCGAAACATCACTACAAGCCGCGGCCATTTGGGATGAGGTGAAAGATGATTTGCATAAATCGGCACTCTCATTGTCTGGTGGTCAGCAACAGCGTGTGTCGATTGCTCGAGCGTTAGCTACTTCACCTGAAATTTTATTATTGGATGAACCAACCTCAGCGCTTGATCCTGTGTCAGCCAATATGGTGGAAAATACTTTAATGCAACTTCGCGAGCAATATACAATGATTATTGTGACGCATTCAATGTCACAAGCCTCACGAATTTCCGATCGGACAGCATTTTTCAATCAAGGAAATTTGATTGAAGTCAACGATACGAAAAAAATGTTTCTTAATCCGGATCAAGAAATGACTCAAGATTATATTTCAGGTCTATTTGGATAA
- the pstB gene encoding phosphate ABC transporter ATP-binding protein PstB, which produces MPEHYVIDINDAKHEIALSAHDLEVFYGEKQALQKTNLKFERYKITSLIGASGSGKSTFLRSLNRMNDTVGTVNGQIMYRGLDVNSSEIDVYEMRKHIGMVFQRPNPFAKSIQENITFALKQHGIKDQAVLKERVETSLKQAALWDEVKDNLDKSALSLSGGQQQRLVIARAIALHPDILLLDEPASALDPISSAKIENTLLELKEKYTIIIVTHNMQQAARVSDYTAFFHMGEVLEYDLTRKIFTRPKVQRTIDYVNGNFG; this is translated from the coding sequence ATGCCTGAGCATTATGTAATAGATATTAATGATGCTAAGCATGAAATAGCTTTGTCAGCGCATGATTTAGAAGTTTTTTATGGTGAAAAACAAGCTTTACAAAAGACAAACCTGAAATTTGAACGTTATAAGATCACCTCTTTAATCGGGGCTTCTGGTTCCGGAAAATCTACTTTTTTACGCTCATTAAATCGGATGAATGATACTGTGGGGACCGTGAATGGACAGATCATGTATCGAGGATTAGATGTGAATTCATCTGAAATCGATGTTTATGAGATGCGTAAACATATTGGAATGGTTTTTCAACGTCCCAATCCGTTTGCGAAGTCCATTCAAGAAAATATTACTTTTGCTTTGAAACAACATGGAATTAAGGATCAAGCTGTCTTAAAAGAACGTGTCGAAACTAGTCTCAAGCAGGCGGCTTTGTGGGATGAAGTAAAAGATAATTTAGATAAATCAGCTTTATCGCTTTCAGGTGGCCAGCAACAAAGATTGGTCATTGCGCGAGCCATTGCGTTGCATCCAGATATTTTACTATTAGATGAACCAGCTTCAGCGCTTGATCCTATTTCATCAGCAAAAATTGAAAATACCTTGCTGGAATTGAAAGAAAAATATACGATTATTATCGTCACGCATAATATGCAACAAGCCGCCCGTGTTTCAGACTATACCGCCTTTTTCCACATGGGTGAGGTTTTAGAATATGATTTAACCCGGAAAATCTTTACGCGGCCAAAGGTGCAGCGAACGATTGATTACGTTAATGGAAACTTTGGATAA
- the pstA gene encoding phosphate ABC transporter permease PstA, producing MNAKKSDKLATIILFSIAGFVILILAALLGYILIQGIPHLSWHFLTSPAESFTAGGGIGIQLFNSFYLLVITMIISFPIALGAGIYLNEYANQKSKIIEVIRTMIEILSSLPSVVVGLFGFLLFVVQFKFGFSLLSGAIALTFFNLPLLTRSVEESLRTIPDLQREAGAALGLSRWETVGHIILPAALPSIVTGIVLSAGRVFGEAAALIYTAGQSAPVVNFNDWNPFDSTSPLNVMRPAETLAVHIWKINSEGIMPDAAAVSAGASAVLIIAVLLFNFAARSLSKLLYRRLTSSK from the coding sequence ATGAATGCAAAAAAAAGTGATAAATTAGCAACCATTATCTTATTTAGTATTGCTGGATTCGTAATTTTAATTTTGGCTGCATTATTAGGATATATTTTAATTCAAGGAATTCCACATCTATCATGGCATTTCTTAACTTCGCCAGCCGAATCTTTTACGGCAGGGGGTGGAATTGGCATTCAACTTTTTAACTCGTTCTACTTATTGGTTATTACAATGATCATTTCGTTTCCAATTGCTTTGGGGGCAGGAATTTATTTAAATGAATATGCTAATCAAAAGTCTAAAATCATCGAAGTTATTCGAACGATGATTGAAATTCTTTCATCATTGCCTTCAGTGGTAGTGGGATTATTTGGATTTCTGCTGTTCGTGGTTCAGTTTAAATTTGGTTTTTCATTATTATCAGGCGCCATTGCGCTGACTTTTTTCAACCTACCGCTCTTAACGCGTTCAGTTGAAGAGTCACTAAGAACTATTCCTGATTTACAACGAGAAGCGGGAGCAGCCCTTGGGTTGTCACGTTGGGAAACGGTGGGACACATTATTTTGCCGGCCGCTTTACCATCCATTGTAACGGGGATTGTTTTATCAGCAGGCCGTGTTTTTGGAGAAGCCGCTGCGTTAATTTACACGGCCGGGCAGTCTGCTCCGGTAGTGAACTTTAATGATTGGAATCCCTTTGACTCGACGTCGCCATTAAATGTCATGCGACCAGCTGAAACGTTGGCAGTGCATATTTGGAAAATCAATTCTGAAGGAATTATGCCCGACGCGGCAGCTGTATCGGCAGGAGCCTCGGCAGTTTTGATTATTGCTGTGCTACTCTTTAACTTTGCAGCCCGTTCCTTGAGTAAATTGTTATATCGCCGTTTAACATCAAGTAAGTAA
- the pstC gene encoding phosphate ABC transporter permease subunit PstC, producing MDEIKDALTKTSAATKKDRFGRAISMAALALILIVVISIFWFVASKGLATFFTNHVNLGDFLFGSKWAPGQLDAHGKPLAGAASMIVGSFLVTLLSAIIATPFAIGTAVFMTEISPKRGAKILQPVTELLVGIPSVVYGFIGLTIVVPTMRNLFGGSGFGILAGAMVLFVMILPTVTSMTVDTLKAVPRHYRESALALGATRWQMIYKVILRSATPGILTAIVFGMARAFGEALAVQMVVGNAALMPHNLTSPAATLTSVLTQGIGNTVMGSLENNALWSLALILLLMSLVFNLVIRAIGKKGAM from the coding sequence ATGGATGAGATTAAAGATGCACTAACGAAAACTAGTGCTGCAACCAAAAAAGATCGGTTTGGCCGAGCCATTTCCATGGCCGCTTTAGCTTTAATTTTGATTGTGGTTATTTCGATTTTTTGGTTTGTAGCTTCTAAAGGGCTTGCAACATTTTTTACCAATCATGTTAATCTGGGTGACTTTTTATTTGGTTCAAAATGGGCTCCTGGTCAACTTGATGCACATGGTAAGCCATTGGCTGGAGCTGCTTCGATGATTGTAGGTTCATTTTTAGTAACCTTACTTTCAGCTATTATTGCAACCCCATTTGCGATTGGTACTGCTGTTTTTATGACAGAAATATCACCTAAACGTGGTGCCAAAATTTTGCAACCAGTGACTGAATTATTAGTTGGAATTCCATCAGTTGTTTATGGATTTATTGGTTTAACAATTGTAGTGCCAACAATGCGGAATTTATTTGGTGGATCTGGGTTTGGAATCTTAGCCGGGGCGATGGTTTTGTTTGTAATGATCTTGCCGACCGTTACATCAATGACTGTTGATACGTTAAAAGCGGTTCCTCGTCATTATCGTGAGTCTGCCCTAGCCTTAGGAGCAACGCGTTGGCAAATGATTTATAAGGTGATTTTGCGTTCAGCTACGCCTGGAATTTTAACGGCTATTGTTTTTGGAATGGCGCGGGCCTTCGGTGAAGCGCTAGCGGTCCAAATGGTTGTTGGGAATGCGGCGTTAATGCCACATAATTTAACGTCACCAGCGGCAACGTTGACATCAGTTTTGACACAAGGAATTGGTAATACGGTTATGGGATCATTAGAAAATAATGCGTTATGGTCATTAGCTTTGATTCTTTTGTTGATGTCATTGGTCTTTAACTTAGTAATTCGGGCAATCGGTAAGAAAGGGGCCATGTAA
- a CDS encoding phosphate ABC transporter substrate-binding protein, with translation MKQKWIWGTAFLIGVAVLIGAYVTRDQQKNVNINAVGSTALQPMVEAAGEDFQRENPGVYVNVQGGGSGTGLAQIQAGAVDLGNADMFAEEKKGIKADQLQDHQVAVIGIAPIINKDAKVKNLTTQQLIDIFTKKVTNWQAVGGADVPIVLVNRVNGSGTRVTFERYGLDQTPSAEGQEQDSSGTARSIVASTPGAISYVAFSYIDKKQIDVPKLNGVAANNTNVTNGKYPIWSYEHIYTKGSMSPEVNQFINYLKSDKIQSTLVPKLGYISIHEMQVKRDVSGVITPVK, from the coding sequence ATGAAGCAGAAGTGGATATGGGGGACTGCGTTTTTAATAGGCGTAGCAGTCTTGATTGGGGCCTATGTAACACGTGATCAGCAAAAGAACGTTAATATCAATGCGGTAGGATCAACAGCCTTGCAACCAATGGTTGAAGCAGCGGGTGAAGACTTTCAGCGAGAAAATCCCGGAGTCTATGTCAACGTTCAAGGTGGCGGCTCTGGAACAGGACTAGCACAAATTCAGGCTGGCGCTGTTGATTTAGGAAATGCAGATATGTTCGCCGAAGAAAAAAAGGGGATTAAGGCGGATCAATTACAAGACCATCAGGTGGCGGTGATTGGAATCGCACCGATTATCAACAAAGATGCTAAAGTGAAAAACTTGACAACGCAACAATTGATTGATATTTTCACAAAAAAGGTTACTAACTGGCAAGCCGTTGGTGGTGCTGATGTACCGATTGTCTTAGTTAATCGGGTGAATGGTTCTGGAACCCGAGTAACATTTGAACGTTACGGTCTTGACCAAACTCCATCTGCTGAAGGACAAGAACAAGATTCATCCGGAACGGCACGCTCAATTGTCGCTTCAACACCGGGTGCGATATCATATGTGGCATTTTCGTACATTGATAAAAAGCAAATTGATGTGCCTAAATTAAATGGAGTGGCGGCTAATAATACTAATGTTACCAATGGTAAATATCCCATTTGGTCGTATGAACATATTTATACGAAGGGTTCAATGAGTCCGGAAGTTAATCAATTTATTAACTATCTAAAATCAGATAAAATTCAAAGTACATTGGTACCTAAATTAGGATATATATCAATTCATGAGATGCAAGTTAAACGTGATGTTTCAGGTGTGATTACACCCGTCAAATAA
- a CDS encoding TIGR01457 family HAD-type hydrolase, giving the protein MTYEGYFIDLDGTIYQGKNSFPSGKRFIERLRQNDKQFMFVTNNATRTPEQVQRTLADEHDIHVDMTQIYTSAMATADYVSRLAEVKKVLVIGEIGLHQALAAKGLTIVTRGNADAVVVGLNRELKYDDLMYATLAIQNGAKFIATNIDTNLPNEKGMIPGAGTVVAAVQTATQQQPIIIGKPYTPIMEGALQRAQLDVKQVIMVGDNYKTDIQAGINLKMDTLLVYSGISTKSQIKAEQIKPTHEVDSLDDWVIE; this is encoded by the coding sequence ATGACTTATGAAGGATACTTTATTGATTTAGATGGAACTATTTATCAGGGGAAAAATAGTTTTCCAAGTGGGAAACGGTTTATCGAACGTTTGAGACAGAATGATAAACAGTTCATGTTTGTGACCAATAATGCTACGCGGACACCCGAGCAAGTTCAACGAACCCTTGCCGATGAGCATGATATTCATGTAGATATGACACAAATTTATACCTCTGCTATGGCGACAGCTGATTATGTTTCACGACTAGCTGAAGTTAAAAAGGTGCTAGTCATTGGTGAAATTGGTTTGCATCAGGCTTTGGCAGCAAAGGGGCTTACCATTGTTACCCGGGGAAATGCTGACGCCGTAGTAGTGGGCTTAAATCGTGAATTAAAGTATGATGATTTGATGTATGCAACGTTGGCGATTCAAAATGGAGCTAAATTTATTGCGACCAACATTGATACAAATTTACCTAATGAAAAGGGGATGATTCCCGGAGCCGGCACAGTCGTAGCAGCAGTTCAAACTGCTACGCAGCAACAGCCGATCATTATTGGTAAGCCATATACACCAATTATGGAAGGTGCATTGCAACGAGCTCAACTTGATGTCAAGCAAGTCATTATGGTGGGTGACAATTATAAAACTGATATTCAAGCAGGTATTAATTTAAAAATGGATACGTTATTGGTATATAGCGGTATTTCTACAAAAAGTCAAATTAAGGCCGAGCAAATTAAACCGACCCATGAAGTAGATTCATTGGATGATTGGGTAATTGAATAA
- a CDS encoding YutD family protein, with protein MDRERMKELAQAQKIERIAQTRLEHGVTEIDLLINERAYKLVTNYRDAYQDDLIAARFSTFLEKYDYLVGDIAADQLRIHGFYKDGTPGVSRMDQISALQDYIYEFMNFGAPYFVLENLEPHIVEEEEPEASRPRRRRNHHSNKNHAHIGEKKSSLKKSNHQLNNKNQKQAVTKGNNRKRRFEIHERNTEGNK; from the coding sequence ATGGATCGAGAACGAATGAAAGAGTTGGCTCAGGCCCAAAAAATTGAACGAATTGCACAAACTCGTTTGGAACATGGTGTGACAGAGATCGACCTGTTAATTAATGAACGTGCTTATAAACTAGTCACCAATTATCGAGATGCATATCAAGATGATCTAATTGCGGCGCGTTTTAGTACTTTTTTGGAAAAATATGATTATTTAGTTGGAGATATTGCAGCAGATCAACTTCGAATTCACGGCTTTTATAAAGATGGGACTCCAGGAGTTTCGAGAATGGATCAAATTAGTGCATTACAGGATTATATTTATGAATTTATGAATTTTGGGGCACCATATTTTGTATTAGAAAATTTGGAACCGCACATCGTTGAAGAAGAAGAGCCAGAGGCATCACGCCCTAGACGCCGGCGGAATCATCATAGTAATAAAAATCATGCACATATTGGCGAAAAGAAAAGTTCATTAAAAAAGAGTAACCATCAATTAAATAATAAAAATCAAAAACAGGCGGTTACTAAAGGGAATAATCGGAAACGACGCTTTGAAATTCATGAACGTAATACTGAGGGAAATAAATAA
- a CDS encoding bifunctional metallophosphatase/5'-nucleotidase codes for MIEKITILHTNDMHSHLERWPQIRHFLNSYRKQLLRRDETVLTFDVGDAMDRNHVLTEASQGRANINLLNGVHYDGVTIGNNEGLSLSHTDLNQLYEHANFPILLANLLDNKTNQIPKWAHPYEIITTKNGTRIGVIGMTAPFTLTYPLLGWQPLPVVATLKMILKELAGKTDLNILLSHLGLPTDRHLADQFPEVQIILGAHTHHHLPKGEWRNQTLLAAAGRYGEHIGQVQLEIEDGQFRQAKASTIDVELLPKLTRDAETSAQYQDEGAKMLSQKKVADIPQAFQRGINAKYRLIDLGLEALKARTETDLAMLSTGMFLTDLPTGPVSMYELHQMLPHAVHPMRTKLKGKEVIRLMREVKKNRNYLLGSPVYGMGFRGGKWGEIVWSGLELTNDDNVLVHGQPINLAKDYYIGGLDHYLFFPYFPTLEIMGKNELSYDTVLREDFASYLAQQFPLKK; via the coding sequence ATGATTGAAAAAATCACAATTTTACACACAAATGATATGCATTCTCATTTGGAGCGTTGGCCTCAAATTCGACATTTTTTGAATAGCTACCGTAAACAACTATTAAGACGAGATGAAACTGTCTTAACATTTGATGTAGGCGATGCGATGGATCGGAATCATGTTTTAACGGAAGCTAGTCAAGGTAGAGCAAATATTAATTTACTGAATGGTGTGCATTACGATGGGGTGACGATTGGAAATAATGAAGGACTAAGCCTGAGCCATACAGACTTGAATCAACTTTACGAGCATGCTAATTTTCCGATTTTATTGGCTAATTTATTGGACAATAAAACAAATCAAATTCCAAAGTGGGCACATCCATACGAAATTATCACGACTAAAAATGGAACCCGGATTGGGGTGATCGGAATGACAGCCCCCTTTACGTTGACTTATCCTTTATTGGGATGGCAGCCTTTGCCGGTGGTAGCAACTTTAAAAATGATTTTAAAAGAATTAGCTGGTAAAACGGATTTAAACATTTTATTATCGCATTTGGGGTTACCGACCGATCGACACTTAGCAGATCAATTCCCGGAAGTACAAATCATTTTAGGAGCACACACACATCATCATTTACCAAAAGGTGAATGGCGGAACCAAACATTGTTAGCCGCTGCCGGACGCTATGGGGAACATATTGGCCAAGTACAACTAGAAATTGAAGATGGACAATTTAGGCAAGCGAAAGCCTCCACCATCGATGTCGAACTGTTACCCAAATTAACCCGTGATGCAGAAACCTCAGCACAATATCAAGATGAGGGTGCGAAAATGTTGAGTCAAAAAAAGGTGGCTGACATTCCGCAAGCATTTCAACGGGGAATCAACGCAAAATATCGCCTGATTGACCTCGGGTTAGAAGCGCTTAAAGCGCGCACAGAAACAGATTTAGCAATGCTGTCTACTGGGATGTTCTTAACGGATCTACCGACAGGACCTGTTAGTATGTATGAACTCCATCAAATGTTGCCACATGCAGTGCACCCGATGCGTACGAAGTTAAAAGGTAAAGAAGTGATTCGTTTAATGCGAGAAGTTAAGAAGAATCGAAATTATTTATTGGGTAGTCCAGTCTATGGTATGGGCTTTCGTGGAGGTAAATGGGGTGAAATTGTCTGGTCAGGGTTAGAGTTGACAAATGACGATAATGTTTTAGTTCATGGTCAACCAATTAATCTGGCGAAAGACTATTATATTGGTGGATTGGATCATTATTTATTTTTCCCTTATTTTCCGACTCTGGAAATTATGGGTAAAAACGAATTATCATATGACACCGTTTTACGGGAAGACTTTGCATCTTATTTAGCACAACAATTCCCACTTAAAAAATAA